The genomic stretch TGAAATAAAAAGACATCAAAATAAACAAAATAGTTATCACACAATTAAAATATAAAGAATTTGCAAAAAcatataaaaaaattatgaagGTCAGAAGGTATAAGAGGACGTGAATCAATTAAAAGCACTACTAATACAATGGCCATGAACAATAAGCTCCTTATATATATAACCATAAGTAGAATTCTATTGCTAACCAAATTCTCTATATGATTACGTATAAAAGTTTCAGcaagtctctcttgtgacggacatatccgtcacaagcttgcaaCGGGTCAAGTAATATTCATGTGGATAAATAAGAAAAAATAGATTGCTACTCCCTAGGGattttgcttttgtcttatctactcaCATGAGTAATACTTGACCCGTCGTAAGTTTGCGACGGATATGCCCGTCACaaattaaatgagaatttgtgtaaaagtttataacaaaTAAGATTTGGACTCCTAAACTATAAAGTATTTTTTATTAAGGCAATATTTATCTCTTAGTTATATTGATTTTTATTTAGATTTATTCAATTTAAGTGTTTTAAAGAAGTTGGAGACTACCACGTGCtccgaaaaaagcctcttttatatatatacattgatttatcggttttatctaagAAAAGACTCGAATCCGTGAAATAGAAGCAATATTGTTCACTAAATACCTATTATTCACTCTCCCTCTCCTCTCTCTGAAAACCTCCCTCTCCTCTCTCTAAAAACCTTAACCTTCATCCATCAAATCCGAAGCTCCCATCGGTAATCAATCAATGGTAAGTGTTAGAGAAACTACGTTTATGAAACTCTTCCTTCTAGAATTTAATATGGTATCAGAGTCTCGCGCTCTTGAGGCCTAAAAACAATATTCTGCTGCCCTGCCAGAGGGGTCAAACAATCACGGTTCCCTCCGACAAGATTTAATACAATTTAaagtttattttcatttttttgaaaaaaaaaaattgacgccACCTGAATCGAAGGGATACCAATGATTTGGAATCCTTAGTATTGAACTGTGAATCAAAAATGTGGTACGATGCCACCTGATTTGCATTCTTGCATAACAAATTTGACAATTTGATAAGAACATCAAATGCGATTATGTGTTTTGATTAGGTTGTTTCGAGTATTCGAAGATTACATTCTTCGAATACTAAATTTGACTGATAATTTTCCGTTTGGAAAACGACGACTTTCGATCCTGACAAAAAAATTTCACCGAGTTTGAAAAGTTTGGGTTTAATTTCCCCTTCCGAAAAGAGCGGATCGGAAGAATGAATACTTTGCATTTACTAATCTAAATCTAATGTCTTATAGAGTTATAGTGCTTCTTTCCAAAGGCCATGAGAAGACCATTCTCAGTCATACGGATTTAagccatttaaaaaaaaaaaaaaaaaaaaaagcttgtTACATATAACTAAATGATTATATCATTTATTGAACCCGTTTAAAACTTGAGATGATTATATCCGTTCTAAGAGAGTTTAATCACCTTTCTTGTAATTACTCAAATAACAAAAGTAACTCATGAAAAGCTCTCTTCTTATCAGATGGCCACTATAGTGAAATTGGGATTAAGTATTAGTAGGTAACCTTAATAAACTTATTGAGATATCAATACAAATTAATTGAAAAATGCgataaaaagtaataaaatagatgCGTATATCATAAAATAAGGTACTAATAAAAATGGCTAcaaataaaataggtacaattGTTATGAAAACATGtactaaataaaagaaatattttGATCACGACTAataataaaagggtacgaaaaaGTACAAAAAGCAATACGAAAACAACTATCTCTCAATAAGTAATGAGATATCGTCTCTCCAAAGTTTTGAGTGAAGAATAATACTCGTAGGTATTTATTAGTGAACCATTTTGCTTCTATTTCATTGCCTCGAATCTTTCTTAGATAATAGATGCGgaatttcttttgatttttcgaGATTTTCTCTTTTCGCTCGAAGGTAACAGCATACGGCGAATCCATTTTGGTGGAGGACCAAAATCAACCCTGATTTCCGACTGCAAGTCCTTTTCTTCCCGACAGACGTTACCTTCGACTTTGTAGATAGAAGCCTTAACAAAATCATCACACATAAAGCAAATCAAACTCCCTCGACTCCATCCTAGTTGTTTGGCAGTAACAGAAAACGTAGCATACTCCGTTATGAAAAACAGTTTGTTCCCTAAGTTTTCGACTCTTACCCACGCACGGCTTTGCTTGTCGAACATCAAAACTCCGACATCCTTTGGCTCCGTACTTAGGTGACTTCTATAGAAATTTGTATATACTAAATACAAGAACCCGTCCGAGCACACTAGATACAAATACATGGTTTTAAGATAATATTCGATTCCCTTGGGAGGAGAAGCGACTTCAACAACATCGAGTGTAGTCGGATTAATTATCATAAGCTTACCAATTGTGTCGATTGCGTACAATTCATTTTGAAGATATATAATATCTTCAAACTTGTAATTACGGGTCTTTATATAGCTCCATTGACTATCTTCTGACCACAAACCTAGTTTTCCATCACCAAACAATATTAAGAACATTCCCAAATCTGACATTGAAATAACTTTACGAATACATGGCACCAACCGATTTGGGATATGGAGATTAGCCACACCCAATATCTTATGTTCGTCGAGAAGATTAAAATTATACTCGAAATTCGAGGGTGGATCAAGTAACCATTTATTCGTTCCATTCTCCTCCACACGAATCAGCCAAGCCCGAGTTTTGGGCCGATTTGACGCTGCCGGGGAGatgaaaaaataaaacaaatttggCCTCAATTCAGAATTATTATAGTTATGGTCTCGACAGTCACAGTTAACGATGTCGTTATACGCACCGCAGGCGCATATAAAAGGAATTTTGATAATGGAAGGCTCCTTGGAATTAAGAAGAGACCCGGCACGACGCCAGGCTACACAAACCGAAGCAGCCCGACGTAGATCGATAAGGTATTCGTCTAGATGCTCGAAGATAGATACTATAATGTCACAAGGCAGTTCAGCCCAATCATAAGCACCATCGCTAGAGCCGTACTCCGTACTTCTCAAAGCCATGTTGAAAGATAAGGTATTCGTTTAGATGCTCGAAGATAGATACTATAATGTCACAAGGCAGTTCAGCCCAATCATAAGCACCTCCCCTACAGCCGTACTCCGTACTTCTCAAAGACATTGAAAGATAACAATGTTTTCTTTTTGTGTAGACCGGGATATTCACCGTCGAAAACGGCTTCTTCTATGGTCGTTAGTTGTATAACTTTACAGAACCTAGAATAAATATCTATGAAGGAGATCTTTTATTTTGGACCTGTTAATGGGCTTAGTACTCTATTAGTAACAAAACTAGTATAGATCACGTGCAATGTATGCACGGTATTACTATGCTATTCTGATTACTATGCTATTATTCATTGTATTTAGATTAGAAGGTTCAATGTATCAGGCATAGACATCTTGTATAAATAGGCTATCATTTGCTCAATAACAACACACACTATTCCCTTTCAATcgtcttaacatggtatcagaaaCCCAAGTAACAGAAGAAACGGTACATGTGGTTGATTTTcgaagtaaactttattgatgaaattCTTAATCTTGGTACTTCTTGCAGCTCCTGATATAATACTCCATCGACGTGATATGATGAAAGCAATTGTGGACACATAATGTTCTGTTTCTTTTTAGGAAAATAACCGTTTACACGTAAATTATTAGAATTACACAAAAATTTATATACGGAGtaataaaaaaaactcaatttttttgGTGTAACGGGGCGCTTGTCCCCAGCGGAtgagattttcaaattttttgatagATTTCTCGAGCGTctaaaaaaaaattgatataaAATATTAGATTGTCAAAAAAATAGTATACATTAATAGATAAATATTATAAAGTAATTACTTAATTAGACCGTCCCAGTCATTTGCTTACATGATTGATAGAAATAAAGTTTATTTTAACTTTTTTTACGTACGGGTCTTTTCTATACAAGGCGATCTTATAAATGGGTTACTTGTAGCTACTAATAGTCATACAAATCTCATAGAAAAGTAAGCCCATTAAAGGATCCAAAACTAAAGATCCCTCCCAACAaaattttaggttttgtaaagttATACTAATATACGTCTATTACCAATAGAGGAAGCAGCCGTGGTTTCAGTATTCTACAATGTTTTGTTCTAGTTGTTGACGTTGGATATCCCGATTTACACAAAAGTGAAACATTGTTTTGTTCTGATGGCTTTGAGTTGGGCTGATCTACCTTGTGACATTATAGTATCTATCTTTGAGCATCTAGACGAATACCTTGTTGATATACGTCGAGCTTCTTCGGTTTGCGTAGCCTGGCGTCGTGCCGGGTCTCTTCTTAACTCCAAGAAGCATACCTTAATCAAACTTCCTTCTATTTGCACCTGCCTGGAAAATAAAATCAATGGATGTTTGTCATGGTGTCCTAAAATTAAATATGATCCTGTCTTGACCCAAAGTTCGTACTATTTTTTCATCTCACCGGCCTCAAATACGACCCAAACTCGGTTTTGGATGATTCGTGTCCAAGAGATTGGAACAAATAGATGGTTACTTCGTTCACCCTCTTCGGAGAATGATCATCTAGTAGTACCTTCGTGTATGGAATATAATTTTAATCTTCTCGACGAATTTAAGATCTTGGGTGTGGCTGCGCTCCATACCCTACATTATAACACCAACATCGAAAACGGTTTTAAGAGAGGTTTCTCCTTTTTGGACCTGCCTATTGTGCGTAAGGTTATTCCAATGTCCGATTTGGGAAAACGGTTCTTAGTATTGTTTGGTGAAAAAGGAAAACTAGCTATGTCGTCCGTTGATAGTCAATGGAGTTATATAGATACCCGTAATTACGAGTTTGATGATATTATAAATCTTGGAGGTCAATTGTATGCAATCGACACAATTGGTAGGCTTGTGATGATTAATCCGACTACACTCGATCTTGTTGAAGTCGCGTCTCCTCCTAAAGGAATCGAATATGATGTTAAAATCATGTATCTAGTGTGCTCGGACGGGTTCTTGTATTTAGTATATAGAGGTTTGTGGGTGGCGAAGCATGGTGGGGGGAATATGCAAATTGGAATAGAAGCCAATCCATGTATGAGTTTAGACCAATACTTGAGAGGATCAGTCATCCTAAAATAATTGGCGAGCCAAAGGATGTCGGAGTTTTCAAGTTCGACAAGCAAAACCGTGCGTGGGTAAGAGTCGAAAACTTAGGGAACAAAGTGTTTTTCATAACAAAGTATGTTGCCTTTTCGGTTACTGCCAAAGAACTAGGATGGAGTCAAGGGAGTTTGATTTACTATATGTGTAAAGATTTTCATAATGGCCCGGATTTTGATAAGGCTCCTATTGTCTATAAAGTCGAAGGGAACATGTGTCGGAAACAAGAGAACTTGCATTCCGATATCATGGTTGAATTTGGTCCTCCTCCAAATTGGATTTGCCCTATGCTACATTCAACCAGAACTAGTGGTGGAGCGAGGGGGGCTAGTAGGGGCGGTCCCCTCCGCTGaagtttgaaaatttcgaaatttttaaggtaaaattttcgaatttgttCGAAATCCCCTTATAATATTTCCCTTTCGTCCGTGCTGAAAATTTTCGCCCCTGCTGCCTTAAAATCCTGGCTTTTCAACTGACCAGATCGATAATATCGTGAAAAAGCAATAGAAAGGAGGCCGGAAACTCGGAAATTAAAGCTAAGTAGGTAACCGTACGTACAACTTcatttgagtttttgtgtatagGGACAATATGTAATTACTTCCTCCATCCCAGTCAGTCGTCCAGAGACCAAAAATACATGAaattattaattatatatcgAGTGATGTCTAAGAAAAGACTCGAGTCCGTGAAATAG from Silene latifolia isolate original U9 population chromosome 2, ASM4854445v1, whole genome shotgun sequence encodes the following:
- the LOC141641907 gene encoding F-box protein At2g26160-like; the protein is MALRSTEYGSSDGAYDWAELPCDIIVSIFEHLDEYLIDLRRAASVCVAWRRAGSLLNSKEPSIIKIPFICACGAYNDIVNCDCRDHNYNNSELRPNLFYFFISPAASNRPKTRAWLIRVEENGTNKWLLDPPSNFEYNFNLLDEHKILGVANLHIPNRLVPCIRKVISMSDLGMFLILFGDGKLGLWSEDSQWSYIKTRNYKFEDIIYLQNELYAIDTIGKLMIINPTTLDVVEVASPPKGIEYYLKTMYLYLVCSDGFLYLVYTNFYRSHLSTEPKDVGVLMFDKQSRAWVRVENLGNKLFFITEYATFSVTAKQLGWSRGSLICFMCDDFVKASIYKVEGNVCREEKDLQSEIRVDFGPPPKWIRRMLLPSSEKRKSRKIKRNSASII